Within Trachemys scripta elegans isolate TJP31775 chromosome 12, CAS_Tse_1.0, whole genome shotgun sequence, the genomic segment ttcatgcaggtccccacatctgtaccctagagttcagcgtggggaaggaaccttgacatggtggcagagcggtgggatcattttaaaccaaaagccagtaagattttttttctcctttttagctgcttagaaagcagagctgaaggtagttAAGcatgaaggcagaggtgttaagtttttttaacaagggtctttgttaagagaagatTTCAAACTGTGAGCAAGCAGCTAGtgaaaggaatttacaagctgaattgttttctttttcctaacTCTCATGTATAGCTAGCTTAGAAAGGCTGAACACTGAATGCTGTGAAAATAGCCAAATGCTCTGTTAACTAAgcagccctgagctgagtgcatcccagtttcagtgaactgcagagggggtgtgacccagcacaagaaagcaggaaaatgactaccagtgaagcAGCTAACAAACTAGAACTGGCTAGACTGGAAgccacagagaaagaaaatgaacataaGAGATGGATAGAACTAAAACAATTAGAAATTAATGCAGAAAAAGCCAGGGAAgaggctgcccacaagagagctatggagcagaaagaaaaagagatggagcagaaagagaaagagatgggaggagagggaaagagagaggaagcatgaactggagttGGTAAGGGCTAAGTAGGATATACCAGCCAACCgtagcaacccctctccaggtaccgcttcccatcccagaaaattccccacctacaaggcaggcgatgatactgaggccttgttagggtatgtctacactacgagagtagttcgattgtacttaaatcgaatatgtggaatcgatattacaaagtcgaacgtgtgtatccacactaaggacagtaattcgacggtgtgagtccacactaatggggcaagcgtcgacattggaagcagtgtactgtgggcagctatcccacagttcccgcagtccccgctgcccactggaattctgggtcgagcccccaatgcctgctggggaaaaaaatgtgttgagggtggttttgggtaactgtcgtcatccaaccgtcactcccgccctccctccctgaaagcgccagcgggcaatcaattcacgcacttttctgctgagtgacatcgcggacgccacagcactgtgagcatggagcccgctgcgaccatcgctgcagttatggccgttgtcagcaccttgcaccttatcagccaccttttccagaggcagaggttgagaaatcaggcgaggaggctacggcagcgcgatgaggacatgaagtctgaggccaggtctacactaaccccctaattcgaactaaggtacggaacttcaactacgtgaataacgtagctgaagttcgaagtaccttacttcgaacttaccttggtccacactcggcaggcaggctcccccgtcgactccgcggtactcctctcgccgagctggagtaccgcagtcgacggcgagcacttccgggttcgacttatcgcgtccagactagacgcgataagttgaacccagaagttcgattgccagccgccgaactagcgggtaagtgtagccaaggcctgagagtggcacagacctgtcacaaagcacaggaccccgcgccgtggacatcatggtggcaatgggtcatgttgatgccgtggaacggtgattctgggcacgtgaaacaagcactgactggtgggaccgcatagtgctgcaagtctgggatgaatcccagtggctgagaaactttcgcatgcggaagggaactttccttgaactttgtgagttgctgtcccctgccctgaagcgcaaggacacccggatgtgagcagccctgactgtccagaagcgagtggccatagccctctggaaacttgccacgccagacagctaccggtcagtcgcgaaccactttggcgtgggcaaatctaccgtgggggttgttgtgatgcaagtagccaaggcaatcgttgatgtactgctgtcaaaggtagtgaccctgtgaaacgtggaggtgatcatagatggcttcgcagcgatgggattcccaaactgtggtggggccatagatggaactcacatccctatcctgggaccggaccaccaggccagccagtacattaatcgaaagggctacttttccatggtgctgcaagcactggtggaccacaggggacgttttaccaacatctacatcggatggccgggcaaggttcatgatgctcgtgttttcaggaactctggtctgtttagacggctgcaggagggtacttacttcccggaccacaaaataactgttggggatgtcgagatgcctatagtgatcctcggggacccagcctacccgctaatgccctggctcatgaagccctatacaggcaccctggacagtgaaaaggaactcttcaattaccgtctgagcaagtgcagaatggtggtggagtgtgcttttggacgtctcaaggggagatggagaagcttattgactcactccgatctcagcgaaaccaatatccccattgttattgcagcttgctgtgtgctccacaatctctgtgagagcaagggggaaacctttatggcggggtgggaggttgaggcaaattgcctggctgataattacgcccagccagacagccgtgcgattagaagagcccagcggggaggctttgaaagctaggttcctgagtgagcagggtaacctgtgacaattttgttggtttacagagaagctgaacctgcccccgtttctttacccagtgagtGTTCacaatcctctccagtttcatacccccgttcacccccttccaacccacatttaaaaataaagtcactgaaaatttgttaatgaacaacattttatttattactgttttcgcgggaaagtgttgaaactgggacgcagactgtggtgggctGCGGGTGTAGTGTACtcatgcaaaggacgcttctaaactcgaggaatgccaggctcctgcttctacagtggtctGCACTGGCGGACTGATTGTttgaacggagcctgccacccctcctgttcgggactctgtgtgtgggggctatgtgactttgtggcagggggaggacggttacagattccctgctgcgtggctctgtgatccaggataaggaccgctgcataagatctgtaaccgccctcccacCGCCAAAAAATCTcatagccccccgcccccaacagacaatgaaaaccacctcccagactgaccagggtgtctagtgactgcactgtgtgtgtgacctgctgctgaacctgcccctgtgtctgtaccaaccacctttcccccccttaaaacagactgtcatctaaaaaaaacatgatggaaacagcaattaacagaaacatattttttattagcaaatggacagttaggggatgaaactgggatgggggattGGGTGATGCGGGAaagaaaggacttatcaaattttggggaatgacagcctcctgccacttgagcagtctgcaggggtagagtgacagttttcacaggctctgcagcccctccttcttggtactttcggtgaggggggtatgggactttgtggcgggggacggtggttacacatagactgcagcggggctctgtcctcctgcctccggtcctgcagaacatccacaaggcgccagagcgtgtccgtttgctccctcattagtccaagcagtgtttgagtcacctgctggtcttcctgccgccacctctcctcccgttcgctgtgtgctcgctggtattgggacatgttctccctccactgactctgcagggttgcctcagctcgggagcagcccataagttctgagaacatgtcgtcccgtgtccttttacgtctacgcctaatctgcgacagcctctgggagtctgaggacagggtaggtcgggagacagccacagctgtgggatgggaaaaagggagtgaattcctcagaaagataaatttttgggtgaacaaagaaaatagtctttctctgtgaaaaagaccattcacagcacctatcacatgcgcactcaggacaaggtcgaattttcggccttcgcattcagtccctggggtcctgcagtgcagatcacagaatcggaacagcacagcagaatttgggtagcgggctgacatggtaagccgtagacttgtggcagcttaaaactttaataatagcactgcactactttcacgttcaaagcaatgctcctagcgttgaccagttcctgctgccagcaatccggcaagcatgaactctgaccctgtcccaccccctcgcggctgtccccgggaaagatccctctatgctgcccctctcccgcctccaccgcatggctgtaaaccggcggttacagttctgtaaaggaacagggaagcagtcccaatactaacattgccctaattcaaagcaggtgaccatgagcgacatcactctgatgcgtaTTTCTGACagcgagaaagaacgcatgcttcgggaaagcctccaaagaccagggccgtatgccgccatgctgtgcaaggcaatgatcccggagtacttgatggtagcctggcgcggaaaagtttcctactacggaggacacaacaaggccgctctcccaaggaacctcatgcaaaggctttccaattacctccaggagagcttcatggagatgtcccatgaggatttctgctctaacCCCGGATATAttgaccgaattttactgtagctgcactggcaagggctaaacagtacagcgcctagggcaaaccaatcaagatttaccggacattgttagatttttttgcagcagttgcactgccaaagactagaactttaagtgcctaggacaatctaatcatgaaaaagccacagttaatattaatattcttttataaataaatgtttacatgtttaaaccacttaccggctgatccttcccctgattctgggtccgggttaacgcctgggaaTGGTTGGtacgggatctctgtgagggtgatgaagagatcctggctgtctgggaaatcagcgttgtaagcgcagtcgactgcctcgtcctcctcatctcctttctcttcttccccgtccactaccatctcagaggaagcgggcgtggacaatatcccatcctcagagtccacggtcagtggtagGGTattggtggcggccgcacctaggatggaatgcagtgcctcgtagaaacggcatgtttgcggctgggatccggagcatccgtttgcctctttggtcttctggtagccttgtctcggctccttgattttcacgcggcactgcattgcatcccggctgtatcctctctctgtcattgctttggagatcttctcgtagatctttgcattccgtcttttcgatcgcagctccgaaagcacggactcatcgcctcacacagcgatcagatccaagacttcccgatcagtccatgccagggccctctttctattctgagattgcatggccatctctgctggagagctctgcatcgttgccagtgctgctgagctcgccacgatgtccaaacaagaaatgagattcaaactgcccagacaggaaaaggaattcaaattttcccagggcttttcctgagggctggtcagagcatctgagctttgactgctgtccagagcgtcaacagagtggtgcactgtgggatagctcccggagctattagcgtcgatttccatccacacctaccctaattcgacatggccatgtcgaatttagcgctactcccctcgttggggaggagtacagaagtcgaatttaggagacctctgtgtcgaactaaatagctttgttgtgtggacgggtgcagagttaattcgatttagcgctgctaaattcgacataacctgctagtgtagaccaggccttagaaaatttcgaaagggcctgccttgggtacagcatctctacagactagtacatggtagagctgaggccgcagctcagtggacccttagcagaggtggcggctgaaatgcctaaagaacacatgaactgttatgaactttttaaaaacaagaccagaatcagaatggggctaacacccgagtaTGCCCGtcagcagttcagagccctaaagtggaaaccggATGTGGCATTTTCCCGACACGCCTAccacattgaaaaaaattgggatgcctgggtatcaggagcaagtgttaaatctctggaagatctgtctttCCTAAtgaaaatggagcagttcttagagggtgttcctgaggaaatagaaaggtacatcctagatggaaagcccaaaactgtaaccgaggtgggggagattggagccaaatgggtggaggtggcagaaaagaaaaaaactagtagcagttggagcgaatatcagaaggggcaacccgaaacaaaACCCAATCAACGGGGGCAACCCAAGGATCCCcctacatcccaagggaaaccccagatgccttctcaccccaccacaccagtctccaccaaccaacctcgcctcggtgataccttagcagggcaatgttttaaatgtaatgaattgGGACATATAAAGGGCCACTACCCCAAGAACCCCagccgattacagttcattacaacACAATCAaaccaaagatccccaggcccagatgcctctctcataccctcggagtgaagagaaaccttgagagtgggtggaaagaaggttatctcgtggagggacactggggcacaagtgtcaactatccagcaatgcctagtggaccccaaactcatcaacccagaggctccggtgacaattcaacccttcatgtcacactctttaaccttgcctacagccaagttgcctgtcctgtacaagggctggtcaggaatgttgacttttgcagtctataacaattatcccatccccatgctgctgggggaagacttggccaaccatgtgaagctagccaagagggtgggaatggtcacctgcagccaggctaagcaagctttcacccccatccctgttcctgagccgtccaccagggccccgtctgtgttaccagagaccccgacagaggtggtggaaccagatcccctgccaacggctgcaacagccgtagtggatccaatcccagagatccagccaaagccagtcccagaaccggaactggcaaagcaaccagcaccagaaccattgccagcactgagtccaacgcttgcaaacccgtctacaactccgacaccagagggcaccagcgagcctgaactggcagaagcagcagataaccctacccaagaggctcagccagagcctgaaatacaacatagtgcacCAGTGGAGAGCGGTTCACGGTCAATGGAAACAACCCCATCACCTGCCTCGCTTCctgagggaccaagcccaagacCACaatccaaggaggaactgatgtctccagcatcaagggaacagttccaggctgagcaagaagcagatgacagccttcataAAGCTTGGGCAGAGGCACGGAGCACcccactgcctctcagctcttctaaccgatcccggtttgtggtagaacaaggacttttatacaaaaagactctttctggtggacaccaggaagactggcatcctctgagacagttggtagttccaactaagtactgggtaaagctcttgagcttagcccatgatcatcctagtggccattctggggtgaactgAACCAAAGACtgtttggggaagtccttccactgggagggaaaggGCAAGGACATTTCTAATTATgaccggtcttgtgaggtgtgccaaagagtgggaaaaccacaagaccaggtcaaagctgctttccagccactccccataattgaggtcccatttcaacGAGTAgttgtggatattctgggtccttttccaaagaagacacccagaggaaagcagtacatactgactttcatggattttgctacccgatggccagaagcagtagctctaagcaacaacAGGGCTAAAAATGTGTGCCAGGcactaacagacatttttgccagggtaggttggccctccgacatccttacagattcgggaactaatttcctggcagggaccatggggaaaacctgtgggaagctcatggggtgaaccacttggttgccatcccttaccaccatcaaacatcagaggggtagccgtattagtctgaatctgtaaaaagcaacagagggtcctgtggcacctttgagactaacagaagtattgggagcataagctttcgtgggtaagaacctcacttcttcagaggcaagtaatggaaatctccagaggcaggtttaaatcagtatggagataacgaggttagttcaatcagggagggtgaggtgctctgctagcagttgaggtgtgaacaccaagggaggagaaactgcttctgtagttggatagccattcacagtctttgtttaatcctgatctgatggtgtcaaatttgcaaatgaactggagctcagcagtttctctttggagtctggtcctgaagtttttttgctgtaagatggctacctttacatctgctattgtgtggccggggaggttgaagtgttctcctacaggtttttgtatattgccattcctgatatctgacttgtgtccatttatcctcttgcgtagtgactgtccagtttggccaatgtacatagcagaggggcattgctgacatatgatggcatatataacattggtggacgtgcaggtgaatgagccggtgatgttgtagctgatctggttaggtcctgtgatggtgttgctggtgtagatatgtgggcagagttggcatcgaggtttgttgcatgggttggttcctgagttagagttgttatggtgtggtgcgtggttgctggctCCTACCACCGAAGGCAGTGGGGCCCGGTCTCTgaccctgccccctcccggggTCATGCATtaactttgttgtcagaagggggtcacggtgcaatgaagtttgagaacccctgatttatcCCCATACCGATCcgtctatctatccatccatacCCGTACACACCCATCTACCTGTCTATTTATTTCTGCAGGGAACTGACCCAGGGACCTTACTCATCTGCTAATTCTCTTAGTAAAAATTGCCCCTAAAAGGCAGAAACTGGGATCTCCcccatttaatattttatgctACTCCCAGCAGGTTCCAAGCCCTGGCAGAGAATTTAACTACAGTTTGCCTagaggaactgagacagagaagaGTTCTGTTGCCAGTCCACCCCCTTGTCTAACCCATTAGCTAATGCTAACTCCTAGCAGATTAGCACAGGGACAGAGGTAGATAACAAGACTCCCACATCATTTTCCCAACACTGCCGAAGTGGTTGTTGAAAGCACAGAGACCCTCCCTGGAAAACCACAACACATTTCAAACAGCCAGCCAGTGATTGCTTTGCGGGTATCAGTTTACTGAGCTTAGGAAGCAAATAAAAATTGCAGACAGAGGGGAAATGTTccaaaataatgaagaggatgatGACACAAAAGTGAATTGTGATGAATATGAGGATTAGCCATGATCAGACTGAACACACAATAACAGAGAGGTGACAGTGATGGATGTTGCCTACAAGACATGTTTTTAGATGGTTGCTATGTGGCAGAAGAGAGTGCAAGATGAGAAAGGGtcggctatactgtataatgggcactaggggcaccAGAGGGTGGGGGCGGCTTgtactaggggcagcagagggtgggggcagggaaggggcggctatactatataatgggcactaggggcagtagagggcaggggtggggaaggggtggctatACTGTTTAATGGGCACAAAGCAGAGGGtcggggtggggaagaggcaggtatACTGTATAATGGACAGTAGGGGTGgcagagagtgggggtggggaaggggcagctatACTGTAAAATGgtcactaggggcagcagagggtgcgtgtggggaaggggtggctatactgtataatgggcactggAATGGAGACACCTAATGAATCTGACCAGCGTTCAGAGGTGCGTGAAGATGCGGGTGCTGTGGCCCATGTGGGAGAGACAGAGGGATTAGAGGAAACTGTAGGGTCCCCTGCTTGCCCTCTACACCAAGATCGTGGGCCTAACGCTCCTCACAAAGCGCACAGGGAGCTTTTTCTTACAGATGACAACAATTCGGTGGAATAAGGGTGTCCCTGTGGCAGTGCCTGTCTTCAGGTTAAATTTGCAGACTGTGATTTTGAAGATACGTGGGCTTGTCATGGGCCCATCACGCTTCCCAGTGCAGATGCTGTTGATGGCTGTGATGCTGTCATGGATGAAGGTGTTGTTCCTTCTGGATATCCCCCGGCAATGTGTCAGCAGGCGGCAGTAAGCGGTGTTGTTGGTGGCTTGGGTCTTCGGGTTATCCCAGTGCCACCTCAGGAATTGGTCATTTGTCGAAGTCGACTGCTGCCcgctggccagagccagccaagCCCCCAGCAGGACAAGGGACAGCAGGAGCACGGGGTAGGATCCTTTCAGAGCCATGACCGTGTCTGGATCGACCTGCAGTAGGGTGAGAGGCGGGAGATGGATGGAGACagtgtggggtggggatctgcctCCTCCATGGAACCTCCTGGGCAGAaacccctccccacatcccattAACTCCTCCCACCCCATTCTACCCACAGATCCTACCATCGCCTTTCCCCCTCACACACTACCCAGGCCCACATGCCTCAAAATAACAGTCATTATAGCAGACTGAGAGCTCTGCTATTGTAAAGGTAAAGATCAGCTTTCTGAGTCAAGCTTGACTGTCTTAAGTGCTGTGAAATCCCTGGCATTACTTGGATTggtttgaaatttggtgtgcctcatggGGGGTCCTGGTCAGCATCAGGGGTCCAAATTTGGAACCACTTCGACAAGGATTTCCTGAGATTTCCTGGATTTCCTCCAGGGGAAAAATCAGCTTTCCTTAAAGTTGCCTCATTCTGGTAATGTATTTTCGCTCAGAGATGGAGCTCAAACCAGGGCTCAACCCATTGGAGCAGGGGCTCCATCCTCGAGGGCTACCTCATGAGAGTGATTGGTGCCCACCAGTCCTTCAGGGGGAAGTCAAATTAAAACATTGTTTGAAAAAGACTTTGCTTCTTCTGTGAGGCATCTCTTTGTGCCCCTCAGGGATTACACAGCGCCTGTGCAGAGAGTGAGGTTAGCAATCAGGAAAACTGTCTCTCCCTTAGCATATGTGGGGTGGCTCAGAGTGGCTTCAGTTCCGAGCCCAGCCATGAGTCTCAATTCTGCCTGGGgccaaaaactaaaataaaaatgccaGGATGTGTGGCTCCACTCTCCTGGTGTCTGAGGTGTTTTTTACTTGTGGGAAACGTAATCTCAGCACAGCAGTGTATCCAGAGGGTGAAGAAACTATTTTTGAGATGAAAATAAATGGCATATGCAAATACTGTTTGGGAGGGGAGTGTTACAAGAGTGGGCACTAATATGGGAAGAGGGGTTTGGGTCTGCAGCGAGGATATTTGGGAGGGTAaatgagagggaggggagaagatgggagggaagggagaatgtGAGGGATAGCAGAGGAATTTGAAGGTTTAAGGTGGGGGCTGTCAGCCCTGTCAGTCCCCTTCTgtggtaagttcatggaggataggttcatcaatagcTATAAGCCAGGAAGGTCAGggaagcaaccccatgctctgaatgtccctagtctctgtttgccagaagttgggagtgtACGACAGGGtttggatcactcgataattgtcctgttctgttcattccctctgaagcacctagcattggccaatgtcagaagacaggatactgggctagatggaccaattTCTGGGAACTGGGGGACTCTGAGCCCCAGACACACCAGTCTTTTCTTAAACACTTGACGTTACTGTATCCCCTGTCTAATACAACTGTCAAGGTTCTGGGACATAAACAGGTTCGAAAGGAATTGATTTTTattggtcaatgtcagcaaatgTCAATTTCTCC encodes:
- the LOC117885371 gene encoding ribonuclease homolog, giving the protein MALKGSYPVLLLSLVLLGAWLALASGQQSTSTNDQFLRWHWDNPKTQATNNTAYCRLLTHCRGISRRNNTFIHDSITAINSICTGKRDGPMTSPRIFKITVCKFNLKTGTATGTPLFHRIVVICKKKLPVRFVRSVRPTILV